A region from the Prosthecobacter algae genome encodes:
- a CDS encoding nucleoid-associated protein has translation MSVKIRLNTASATHVVLAKVGNPQREEPLETSKEVFPISEEDQPSLTAIFLKPFKNLMAHRFTHHSSLDQHEMNTCVKAIFETKDGLYQRGVEIAKRLYSKSNHPNIKAGDLCIAHIKEAQVEGEFVQGLCILKSESVVPFLSISTKDGDLQISTEQGINPDKIDKGCLILDYWSKKGYYVLTFDRSGSDSRFWVRDFLGVEAVPDAAFLTNAYTKMAVEFLEEEKPADDTPPWETCNAARGALEYFEEREKFDLQEFEDEVLKTPEAKTKFHEQRARLEEEQGQPLETSFEISKKDVSKAKKRISAVLKLDTGVEIHVKSTLSTENEPVLERGYDDNKGMKYIKVFFNKDLSANPV, from the coding sequence ATGTCCGTTAAGATCCGTCTCAATACTGCCTCTGCCACCCACGTCGTCCTTGCCAAGGTCGGGAATCCCCAGCGGGAGGAGCCGCTGGAGACTTCGAAGGAAGTGTTCCCGATTTCTGAGGAGGACCAGCCCTCGCTGACGGCCATTTTTCTGAAGCCGTTTAAGAACCTGATGGCGCATCGGTTCACGCATCATTCCTCGCTGGACCAGCATGAGATGAATACCTGCGTGAAGGCCATCTTTGAAACGAAGGACGGCCTGTACCAGCGCGGGGTGGAGATCGCCAAGCGCCTGTATTCGAAGTCGAACCACCCGAACATCAAGGCCGGTGACCTGTGCATCGCGCACATCAAGGAGGCGCAAGTGGAGGGCGAATTTGTGCAGGGGCTGTGCATCCTGAAATCCGAGAGCGTGGTGCCGTTTTTGAGCATCTCCACGAAGGATGGCGACCTGCAAATTTCGACGGAGCAGGGGATCAACCCGGACAAGATCGACAAGGGCTGCTTGATCTTGGACTACTGGTCGAAGAAGGGCTACTACGTGCTGACTTTTGACCGCAGCGGCTCGGATTCGCGCTTCTGGGTGCGTGACTTTTTGGGGGTGGAGGCGGTGCCGGATGCGGCCTTCCTGACGAATGCGTACACGAAGATGGCGGTGGAGTTTCTGGAGGAGGAAAAGCCTGCGGATGACACGCCGCCCTGGGAGACCTGCAATGCGGCGCGCGGTGCACTGGAGTACTTCGAAGAGCGTGAGAAATTCGACCTGCAGGAGTTCGAGGATGAAGTGCTGAAGACGCCTGAGGCGAAGACGAAATTCCACGAACAGCGTGCCCGCCTGGAGGAGGAGCAGGGGCAGCCGCTGGAGACTTCGTTTGAGATTTCCAAGAAGGATGTGTCGAAGGCGAAGAAGCGCATCAGCGCCGTGCTGAAGCTGGACACGGGGGTGGAAATCCATGTGAAGTCCACGCTCTCGACGGAGAATGAGCCGGTGCTGGAGCGCGGCTACGATGACAACAAGGGAATGAAGTACATCAAGGTGTTCTTCAACAAGGACCTCTCGGCGAACCCAGTGTGA